The following are encoded in a window of Urocitellus parryii isolate mUroPar1 chromosome 7, mUroPar1.hap1, whole genome shotgun sequence genomic DNA:
- the Lhx1 gene encoding LIM/homeobox protein Lhx1, with protein sequence MVHCAGCKRPILDRFLLNVLDRAWHVKCVQCCECKCNLTEKCFSREGKLYCKNDFFRCFGTKCAGCAQGISPSDLVRRARSKVFHLNCFTCMMCNKQLSTGEELYIIDENKFVCKEDYLSNSSVAKENSLHSATTGSDPSLSPDSQDPSQDDAKDSESANVSDKEGGSNENDDQNLGAKRRGPRTTIKAKQLETLKAAFAATPKPTRHIREQLAQETGLNMRVIQVWFQNRRSKERRMKQLSALGARRHAFFRSPRRMRPLVDRLEPGELIPNGPFSFYGDYQSEYYGPGGNYDFFPQGPPSSQAQTPVDLPFVPSSGPSGTPLGGLEHPLPGHHPSSDAQRFTDILAHPPGDSPSPEPSLPGSLHSMSAEVFGPSPPFSSLSVNGGASYGNHLSHPPEMNEAAVW encoded by the exons ATGGTGCACTGTGCCGGCTGTAAAAGGCCCATCCTGGACCGCTTCCTCTTGAACGTGCTGGACAGGGCCTGGCACGTGAAGTGTGTCCAGTGCTGTGAATGTAAATGCAACCTGACCGAGAAGTGCTTCTCCCGAGAAGGCAAGCTCTACTGTAAGAACGACTTCTTCCG ATGTTTCGGTACCAAATGCGCGGGCTGCGCGCAGGGCATCTCCCCTAGCGACCTGGTACGGAGAGCGCGGAGCAAAGTCTTTCACCTGAACTGCTTCACCTGCATGATGTGTAACAAACAGCTTTCCACCGGCGAGGAGCTCTACATCATTGACGAAAACAAGTTCGTCTGCAAAGAGGATTACCTAAGTAATAGCAGTGTCGCCAAAGAGAACAGCCTCCATTCTG CCACCACGGGCAGTGACCCCAGTTTGTCTCCGGATTCCCAAGACCCATCGCAGGATGACGCCAAGGACTCGGAGAGCGCTAATGTGTCCGACAAGGAAGGGGGCAGCAACGAGAATGACGACCAGAATCTGGGCGCCAAGCGCAGGGGGCCGCGCACCACCATCAAAGCCAAGCAGCTGGAAACGTTGAAGGCAGCCTTCGCTGCTACGCCCAAACCCACACGACACATCCGTGAGCAGCTGGCGCAGGAGACAGGCCTCAACATGCGTGTCATCCAG GTCTGGTTCCAGAACCGGCGCTCCAAGGAACGCAGGATGAAGCAGCTGAGCGCGCTAGGAGCCCGGCGCCACGCCTTCTTCCGCAGTCCGCGCCGGATGCGGCCGCTAGTGGACCGCCTGGAACCGGGCGAACTCATCCCCAACGGCCCCTTCTCCTTTTACGGAG ATTACCAGAGTGAGTACTACGGTCCTGGGGGCAACTACGACTTCTTCCCGCAAGGTCCCCCGTCGTCACAGGCCCAAACACCAGTGGACCTACCTTTTGTGCCGTCTTCGGGGCCGTCCGGGACGCCTCTGGGAGGCCTGGAACACCCTCTGCCCGGCCATCATCCGTCCAGCGACGCGCAGCGGTTCACGGATATCCTGGCGCACCCGCCAGGGGACTcacccagcccagagcccagcctgcCTGGGTCTCTACACTCCATGTCCGCTGAGGTCTTCGGGCCCAGCCCGCCCTTCTCCTCACTGTCGGTTAATGGAGGGGCGAGCTACGGAAACCACCTGTCTCACCCCCCTGAAATGAACGAGGCGGCCGTGTGGTAG